In Salvia miltiorrhiza cultivar Shanhuang (shh) chromosome 4, IMPLAD_Smil_shh, whole genome shotgun sequence, the DNA window ACGACATCTTAATGTACCCAAAATCTTTTAATCATAAGAGATTCtagccatacaaataaaaatatgaaaataataacaATTCTGACTAATATActagtgtgtaacagtgtaaaatacattgttacacattcttttttatcataaaaagtgtgtaatagtgtattttgaactattacacacttttgtgaaaaagtgtgtaacaatgtaaaataaactattacacgatttttacaattttatgaaAATCGTGTAATAATGCATTTTACACAATTATACACTTTTTCATGAGTGTGTAATCATCACAATTTTTGGAGGTTGCAGCGGCGAGGAGCTATAGAGGTCTCAACGGTGGCAGCGCGGAGGGGGAAAAGAGGCAGCGACACCGTAGAGGAGGAAAGAGGCAGCCGCACCGCAGATGAACACAGAGAGACAGAAAGTGAGAAGTGAAGCAACCTGAAAATGTGTTGTGGTATCAGGCGAGCGACGGCGCCGCGAAGGGAAGATGGCTGCCTGGTGGCAGTGGCACAGCAACAACGACAGGTTTAGGAGGAAGGGGGCTGCAAATTTTGGAGGGGCGGCAGCGCGGGGGAAGGCCGCGTGGAGAAATTTGTGAGAAAAGGCTCGGCAGCAACGCAACAGCGGGGGAGGGAGAGGAGAGGTGTTGCGGCAACGGCGACGCAATGAACCACGGGGAGAGGCGACATTGCATATTTGGGAAGGCGGGTCAACTGGGCGTGGGGAAAGAGGGGCACGCACGGGGCAAGGGGGCGAGGGGCGCACGAGGCACATGGGAGAAGCGGCGACAGTGGCACTGGAGGAGGAAAAATAGGGTTTGAGGGTAGGGGGAGGGGAGTCGACAGGTTTGGGGGATGatggggatttttttttttttttaaatcattgaAAGTGTAATTGTACATTTACCTCTAAAGAGACTAATTTCTTCAAAAATTTTATCGTCATGTATATTATTTCCTTTTGCTAAATGAGAATGTATAGTTTGGCCTATTAACTCtgagaaaatatgaaaaaaaattagtcCATCTTTTCTATCACATGTTCTTTAAGGTGAAAAACATAGTTTATCAGTTATCACATCAATATCCCAAGAAAAATACTATCACATCAATCtcccatgataatattattaataattggaACGAAAATTAGGGGAAAAGGATAGCTCAATTTTTTTCTATTCTGCACGAGAAAAATTATCCTTCCTAtacactactacaaaatttcacatacataacacttcatacataacggtttttttaaaaaaccgttatgtatgagcgcattttctAGAAAAGACAACGGTTCTGAagaaatccgttatctatgtagtgttatcCATAACAATAGATAACAGTATGATGTAATCCGTTATCTTttagcgttatctattagttacatacataacggtttgaTAAACCGTTACGTCAACCGTTATCTATTAACACTTTTTTACAACAGTTTTTTTACCGTTAAGAAATGCGTTATATAACTGTTATgtattaacattattttttttcataaatatatatttttattaggtAAAATTCAAAACCTAACTCAAAATCTAATTTTCAAGCTTCTGCTCCAATACTCCTAACACACCCGCCGCCTCCCCCCGGTGACGCCGCGCCGGACGACGCTGCACGAGCAACCGGACGCCGGTGCCAGTGAGTCAGTGACCGCCCCTGCCCCCACCCACCCTGCATCGCGTCGCCTCTGACGCCGCTCTTCTCGCAGCAGCAGATCGAGCGGCGGAGCACCCTTCTCCTCTCCACCGAGCACGAGCAGACCACCCCTCTCCTCCGCCGACGCCGCTCttctcgcagcagcagcagcagatcgggCTTTTTGCTTCTCCGTCTGCCACCTACCGcacccgtctctctctctccgtccgtTAGGCCTAGCAGCTGTCGCCGGTCGAGCTCTCAATCGCAGACCCTAGGAGCCGCCGctgtcgccgccgccttctACAATAGCCACCACCAAGGTAGAATCCCTAATTATTCATCCCTTACGCAAATCTCATTCCAAATCCCTAATTTTTGAACTTTGTTGGTAACAATATGATTTAGATTAGGGCTTTTgctcgaattttttaaattatctgaagctattttgatcaaattttttaattttgtcaaGCTATTTTGCTCAAGTTTTTGAATTATCTCTTTGTTATTCGATTATCCTCAATTGTATATTTGGTTGGAACCGCCCACGTTTCTACGGTAATTTTGGTGTTATTTTGATGTGTATTTGTTTTGAGATTTCCATGATTATACAGTTTAATTTGTAGATCTGAATCAGCTCTTTTTACCATTTTCCAACTGTTTTTCTCCTTCTGATTACTGCTGGGAATTTTGTTGCATTGTTCGGATAGAAATTGGTTATTAAATCAGAATAGCTTAAGGGAATTGCTCTGTCATTTTCAGGAATCTTGCCAAGAAGTTCAGGCTGTGATAGAATTCTTGAAACCCCAGGTGCTTTTCTTTTGAGTATGTACTAATACTCTTTTCTCTTAGTGGTAGTAGTATATGATAATTCATTGTTTGCGTCATGGATTGGAAATTTGGATATCCCAAGacccttgataatttctataACTTGagctaattttgtttaattcatATCCTATTAAAATGATAGGATTGGAAAAATCCTAGTAACAAGGATAAAAATAcacaatcatgaaaagtaaaccCCTTCTTAATGTACTTTGAGGTCTtctgctattattattatgccccATTTTCCTTGTCACTACCCAAAATAGCAATGTTATGTGTCTATTGCAGGTTGTCTTTTTGGAGCTGTGCTCTAGTCGTGTTGCGATTCTTACGCCGCAAAACTTGAAGGTTGGTCTGTATTTGTATTTCTATTTTGTTGGTGTTATTTGGGTATTTTTTCTACAGAGTATCTTGTGATTAAGTAGATTATCATGTAGATTTATTGACGCGTGCTTGATAATTTCTGATCATGTCTGTTTTTTTCTTTGCCCCTGAATCCAGATCTCTGTCTTTTTTGGTTTTAAGTCTTTGCCTTATGATAGTCCTATGTCTTTCAGGAACTTCTGTTTTTCACACATGTAGCTATTTTGTATATTTGAAGATATTATATTATTCTGATCAGGATATTTGCTGGATACAATAAAGCTATCAGAATTTTTGAGGTTCATCGCCCAGGGAGAGATTTTGAAAAACACTCGACTGTTTTAGGAAACAAAGAAGGCCAATCAGGTGAGGTTTGTTAAACGTTTATGGCTTTGtaataacattttgatttttattttattttattttatttctctctGCTTCTATCTGTGCTGTGCTTGTGAATAGTTTGGTACATGCGTTGAACCGCTGGAAATTTAATTGATTCGGAAATAAAATGCTTCTTATTCGTTTTCACTTTCAATTTGATTTTGCAAATGCATCGTCATTGGGTTACCATCTTTGCTATTGCTTGAACATCACGAACTAGAAGATACCAACAATATTTATTTGcagattatttttttctttggcATCAATATTTCCTTTTAGGCTTGCTAAGAAACAATCATGACTTTTTGAGCTTGGGATTTCTACTATCTTTTACAATAGGCATGATGGCTTATCAATTTACGCATACTTATTTTGATATGTATGTCCATGATGCAGACTTTCAGCCCCTTGGTCCCTAGATGGGTGGGGAAAACCAAAATTGCGAAGTGAATAAGCAAGATGATAGTAAAACATCTTGATCTGACATTGACAAAAGAGGATTTGCAGGATGTTGTTGACCTAATGGAACCATATGGTCAAATAAACAATGGAATAGAACTGCTAAGTCCACCTCTTGATGTAAGTTACTGTATTGACTACAATTATTGCTAATAAGAGTAGTCTACACTGATTGGTAAATGCAAGCATATCCTGAGAGTATTCCGGTGTAATGCATCATCTATGTTATCTTTCCACTGTGCAATACAGCTGGAAGCATTTAAATAAGCTCATGTTTTGTATAATGTGGACCAGgttcaattaaatttaaatttgattttctgTAGTGGACTAGGGAGACAAAATTTCCCCATACAGTCTGGGCTGTTGGCCGTGGTCTCATAGCTCTTCTGTTACCAAACTTTGATGTTGTTGATAACCTTTGGCTTGAACCTTCTTCTTGGGAGGTATGCTTTCTCTTTTCATAACTAACATGCATACTTCAGTCATGTTTTGCATGTATTGTGAATGGAAGGTTATCATCCGCATTCTTGTGAAGATACATTCCTTAACTGCAGAATAATTATTCACTTCTGTTTTCTCCCTTCCAATATGTGGTTGCATTTTCAGTTCCAGTCTTCATATCTTgatctctttttccatttcaaTCAACTTCACTTTTAGTGATGACATTGGTTACTCTTACCTTAATCGAATGTTTTTCTGCTTGATAACTATTTAATAGATTTATCGTGTTATACGGTATTGGTCACTTTTAGCTTTTAGATGTACTTCATCTTTTTCTGCATTTATCGTGTTATACGGTATTGGACTGTTGTTAGATAGCATCGCGTAAGGTTTATGTGAATGTATTACAGTAGAACCAAACTGCATGATATGTTCTAAAAGTGTATATTAAAGCTGAATTTGATCTTGAACCTAACAATGCAGTGTTGCTTTTATTCCGGTGACAGTATAGCTACATTTTCTTAATTCCATCACATGAGTATTTGACAAGTGGCGTATATGTTTGTATGTTATCAAGGGATGTTACTTTCAGAAAGGGAGGAAGATCAAGATGGAGATGAGCGCGAAGGAAGCCTTTGAGAGGTCGATGAGGACTTTGTCGGAGTGGATAAGCCAGGAAGTGAATCGAAATATGTAATGATCTTAGatacttgatacttggttcattcGGATGATAATGTACGAATATTTtggataatatataatattgttattgttgattttatcattttgttgttttaaagttatttatttatttcttgatataaataacataaaaattgtgaaaaaaaatattaaatattaaagataacggttaaaatcgttatataaggtacaaaaaaccgttatctatatcttacaaagataacggtttaaaccgttataaaaagtataaaaaactgttaactatgttatgagaaaaaaaaaatattatataatagataacggattaattctaatacataacagtcgaaaaccgttatctttttcttacaaagataacggtttaaaccgttataaaaagtataaaaaactgttaactataatatgaaaaaatatatattatggaatagataacagataaattataatacataacagtcgaaaaccgttatgtataatcaatatagataacggttttataaccgttatgtatgtatggttgtactgttatctattcccttcatagataacggttttataaccgttatgtatgtgtggttgtactgttatcttttcccttcatagataacggtttttaaaccgttgtgtatgacaccTATAATAGATAACACTACTATACACAAcgctttttttgctcatagataacggataaaatccgttatctatgagcgtttttctagtagtgataaaatatgtaaaaatcgtgaaaaagtgaaacatatgaaaatatgaaaatagtggaaaattaaattatgaaaatatattgtTGGGTCCCGAagggtcactgaactggtgtatgggggagggggggggatACACCAGTAGGTTATTTTTCAAATTCTTTTGTTATGACTGAAGGAGtatcgactgatactgaagaagTTAGATTGAATTCAATAgtcaaatatatttttagttgAAAATgagttgtagactgatactgaaataacCTCAGTATTTTAATTTCAGTTAGGCTCAAGGCTTTAACTGAtaatccacgtaaggcttcagtctagatgTTGAAaacagagaagtgttatgaatcttactaatTATCCAAAAAATTATcaattagactaataacaccagCAACGGAAAATAAACTTAGAAAATAGCTTTTgtgattaacacgttgtcaGATTAAAATTTCACTTAGTGATttatcagtttcagttcagtaaGAGGTTTATGCGTAGATAAGAAAGATAaaactgaaagcaataaacaacaaggggtttttacgtggttcggaacaagttcctacgtccacgatcagttaaacacactgacaatcactctgagcttgtgcttacgggtgcacaacaaaccttcaactgaaacaaggtttcagtgccaatactctggattggacttctcgtctccttcTTAACTCGCAGTTGCAAAGACTACACTTGTCTTGCTTGCGGAggctaagaactcttgagttcatACCACTATCTCGAACTCTtcctctcaaactctctttccGCTCAGTTAAAAAGGGTTCaaaataccaactagattacagagaacatgCTCTCTGTAATGGGGGATTAGGCTTTGAATATTACAAAGGATTTTCCTGAGGAAATAAGAGAATGTAAGTAATTAGTGAACTGATTTTGGCCTTGAGTAttcttttcttcgattcaaactttgttTGAAGGCAGTGAAGGGGCTGAgttgcgattttggcagaggttcagcttgagcgtttgaatcggtgaagattgttgatgatcctcgagctctatttataggcgaagccttgaatagatccgttggcaa includes these proteins:
- the LOC131021940 gene encoding probable inactive ATP-dependent zinc metalloprotease FTSHI 5, chloroplastic, with amino-acid sequence MIVKHLDLTLTKEDLQDVVDLMEPYGQINNGIELLSPPLDWTRETKFPHTVWAVGRGLIALLLPNFDVVDNLWLEPSSWEGCYFQKGRKIKMEMSAKEAFERSMRTLSEWISQEVNRNM